The Stieleria sp. JC731 genome has a segment encoding these proteins:
- a CDS encoding glycosyltransferase family 2 protein, whose protein sequence is MATRQLEIVIPVYNEIEIIELLHTRVDAACQSTGLTYQIIYVDDGSRDGTADWIVENAIHSNDEASLGAVRLLSLSRNFGQPAAITAGLQATDAECVVLMDGDLQDPPELIPQLIEKYNDGAGIVIAQRSSRKETAFRGFCFAAFHRLFQILSESNVPENTGTFCLMNRHAVEAVCQLDEAHRFFPALRAWVGFKMAIVRFERQERAGGEPKQTFTRLLRYALDAIFGNSLKPLRLLTATGVTLCMLSIAAAGWFVVKRVAGLETAELGFTTLLCSILGLGGFQLVAAGVLGEYIGRIYDECRKRPAYVLAMDLSSDNQSDAVLRSFPRQSNQSPLEPSSALTMARKASA, encoded by the coding sequence ATGGCAACACGACAATTGGAAATTGTCATTCCGGTCTACAACGAAATCGAGATTATTGAGCTGCTACACACTCGTGTGGACGCGGCTTGTCAGTCGACAGGACTGACCTACCAGATCATCTACGTGGACGACGGCAGCCGTGATGGTACAGCGGATTGGATTGTCGAAAACGCGATCCACTCCAATGACGAAGCCTCTTTGGGCGCCGTTCGCCTTTTGTCTCTGTCGCGGAACTTTGGACAACCCGCCGCAATCACAGCCGGATTGCAGGCGACCGACGCCGAATGTGTCGTCTTAATGGACGGCGATCTACAAGACCCGCCCGAGCTGATTCCACAGCTGATCGAAAAATACAACGATGGCGCGGGCATCGTTATCGCCCAGCGTTCGTCCCGAAAAGAAACAGCGTTTCGAGGCTTCTGTTTCGCGGCGTTTCACCGATTGTTTCAGATTCTATCGGAGTCGAATGTCCCCGAAAACACTGGGACGTTCTGCTTGATGAATCGCCACGCCGTGGAAGCGGTTTGCCAGCTTGATGAAGCCCATCGATTCTTCCCAGCTCTACGAGCCTGGGTCGGCTTCAAGATGGCGATCGTGCGATTCGAAAGGCAAGAACGTGCCGGTGGTGAACCCAAGCAGACATTTACACGCCTGCTCCGCTATGCACTTGACGCAATCTTCGGAAACTCTCTGAAGCCACTGCGTCTGTTGACAGCAACGGGTGTGACGCTCTGCATGCTGTCGATCGCGGCGGCCGGGTGGTTCGTCGTCAAACGAGTTGCCGGACTTGAAACTGCAGAACTCGGCTTCACGACTCTGTTGTGCTCCATCTTAGGACTGGGTGGGTTTCAGCTCGTCGCCGCTGGCGTCTTGGGTGAATACATCGGTCGGATCTACGACGAGTGTCGCAAACGACCTGCTTATGTCTTGGCCATGGACCTATCGAGCGACAACCAATCTGACGCAGTCTTGCGATCATTCCCAAGGCAAAGCAATCAAAGTCCATTGGAGCCTAGCTCGGCACTCACAATGGCGCGAAAGGCTTCTGCGTAG